One window of Mesorhizobium sp. WSM4904 genomic DNA carries:
- a CDS encoding NifU family protein codes for MFIQTESTPNPATLKFLPGKEVLREGTADFRDADAAAEASPLAGRLFEIPGVTGVFFGYDFITVTKDGPDWQHLKPAILGAIMEHFMSGAPVMASAAPSGEAGQTGEFYDKADEELVLTIKELLDTRVRPAVAQDGGDITFRGFENGTVFLHMKGACAGCPSSTATLKHGIQNLLRHFVPEVEHVEQVA; via the coding sequence ATGTTCATCCAGACCGAATCGACGCCGAACCCGGCGACGCTGAAGTTCCTGCCTGGCAAGGAAGTGCTGCGCGAAGGCACCGCCGATTTCCGCGACGCCGATGCCGCCGCGGAGGCCTCGCCGCTGGCCGGCCGGCTGTTCGAGATTCCCGGCGTCACCGGCGTCTTCTTCGGCTACGACTTCATCACCGTGACCAAGGACGGCCCGGACTGGCAGCACCTGAAGCCGGCGATCCTCGGCGCCATCATGGAGCATTTCATGTCCGGCGCCCCGGTCATGGCCTCGGCCGCTCCTTCGGGCGAGGCCGGCCAGACCGGAGAGTTCTACGACAAGGCGGACGAGGAGCTGGTGCTGACCATCAAGGAACTGCTCGACACCAGGGTTCGCCCAGCAGTGGCGCAGGACGGCGGCGACATCACCTTCCGCGGCTTCGAGAATGGCACCGTGTTCTTGCATATGAAGGGCGCCTGCGCCGGTTGCCCGTCCTCGACGGCGACGCTGAAGCACGGCATCCAGAACCTTTTGCGGCACTTCGTCCCCGAGGTGGAGCACGTCGAGCAGGTCGCCTGA
- a CDS encoding L,D-transpeptidase produces MRLKSFAIVAALALSTAISGCSTIGGQLFTNNYGAMTDAGYHLPRIPIEKVPARYHRQEVRYDTSEKPGTIIVDTQNKFLYFVEGDGMAIRYGIGVGREGFEWHGTAHIALKREWPTWTPPAPMIKRQPELAKFAGGMDPGLMNPLGARAMYLFNKGGDMGYRLHGSPEWFSIGKAMSSGCIRLMNQDIIDLYDRTSVGAKVIVM; encoded by the coding sequence ATGCGCTTGAAGTCGTTTGCAATCGTCGCCGCCCTTGCGCTGTCGACCGCGATCAGCGGCTGCAGCACCATCGGCGGGCAATTGTTCACCAACAACTATGGCGCGATGACCGATGCCGGCTATCATCTGCCGCGCATCCCGATCGAGAAGGTTCCCGCCCGCTACCACCGCCAGGAAGTGCGCTACGACACTTCGGAAAAGCCGGGCACCATCATCGTCGACACCCAGAACAAGTTCCTCTACTTCGTCGAAGGTGACGGCATGGCGATACGCTACGGCATTGGCGTCGGCCGTGAAGGCTTCGAATGGCACGGCACCGCTCATATCGCGCTGAAGCGCGAATGGCCGACCTGGACGCCGCCGGCGCCGATGATCAAGCGCCAGCCCGAGCTCGCCAAATTTGCCGGCGGCATGGACCCCGGTCTGATGAACCCGCTCGGCGCGCGCGCCATGTATCTTTTCAACAAGGGCGGCGACATGGGCTACCGCCTGCATGGCAGCCCGGAATGGTTCTCCATCGGCAAGGCGATGTCGTCGGGCTGCATCCGCCTGATGAACCAGGACATTATCGATCTCTACGACCGCACATCGGTCGGTGCCAAGGTCATCGTGATGTGA
- the cueR gene encoding Cu(I)-responsive transcriptional regulator produces the protein MNVGDAAERSGLPAKTIRYYEEIGLIRPARAENGYRDYSRDDVHRLAFLRRARNLGFSIDDCRQLMALYQDRGRASHDVREIASAHVRAIEVKVRELQSMRATLQRLIHACHGDDRPECPILDDMAGVVDKVSA, from the coding sequence ATGAATGTCGGTGATGCCGCCGAACGTTCCGGCCTGCCGGCCAAGACCATCCGCTACTATGAGGAGATCGGCCTGATCCGGCCGGCCCGGGCCGAGAACGGCTACCGCGATTACTCTCGCGACGACGTCCACCGGCTTGCCTTTCTGCGCCGCGCGCGCAACCTCGGCTTTTCAATCGACGATTGCAGGCAGCTGATGGCGCTCTATCAGGACCGCGGCCGCGCCAGCCACGACGTCCGGGAAATCGCCAGCGCCCATGTCAGGGCGATCGAGGTAAAGGTGCGCGAGCTGCAGTCGATGCGCGCGACGCTGCAGAGGCTGATCCACGCCTGCCACGGCGACGACCGGCCGGAGTGTCCGATACTGGATGACATGGCGGGGGTGGTCGATAAGGTGTCCGCCTGA
- a CDS encoding helix-turn-helix domain-containing protein gives MQKIDFSSDSLPAHLSDRDRFRLWRDMWMEQLGAAEIRHAEDKPFATATKMRFLGDLRVGLFETTTEYYVRTRKHVANDRDEIFVGFYRSPKPQVWSVADCDLSLQRGNAIAYNIAQPCSSFTDGVTSWVLASVPRTWLLRQVPHADDRPATRLDPANPAVRHLERTIDFLIHADEVDEEQALSRQAGTALADLIVLALGGNGEVAEIAASRGLRAARLREAIAVIEARFADPALSTDMVARAVGLSRRYLNTLLLESGRTFAERVLELRLQKACAMLSDIRNDAMKVSDIALAAGFNDVSYFNRRFRARFSASPTQYRGG, from the coding sequence ATGCAGAAGATCGATTTTTCGTCGGACAGCCTGCCAGCCCATCTGAGCGACAGGGATCGCTTTCGCCTATGGCGCGACATGTGGATGGAGCAATTGGGCGCGGCCGAGATCAGGCATGCCGAGGACAAGCCGTTCGCCACGGCCACGAAGATGCGCTTTCTTGGCGATCTGCGCGTCGGCCTGTTCGAGACGACGACCGAATATTACGTGCGCACGCGCAAGCACGTCGCCAATGACCGCGACGAAATCTTCGTGGGGTTTTATCGCAGCCCCAAGCCGCAGGTGTGGTCCGTCGCCGATTGCGATCTTTCGCTGCAGCGGGGCAACGCGATCGCCTACAACATAGCGCAACCCTGCAGCAGCTTTACCGACGGTGTCACCTCCTGGGTTTTGGCCTCCGTTCCCAGAACATGGCTGCTCCGGCAGGTGCCGCATGCCGACGATCGCCCGGCGACGCGGCTCGACCCGGCAAATCCCGCCGTGCGGCATCTGGAACGCACGATCGACTTCCTGATCCACGCCGACGAGGTGGACGAGGAGCAGGCGCTCTCGCGGCAAGCCGGAACGGCGCTCGCCGATTTGATCGTGCTGGCGCTTGGAGGCAATGGCGAGGTTGCGGAAATCGCCGCCTCGCGCGGGTTGCGCGCGGCGCGCCTGCGCGAAGCCATAGCGGTGATCGAGGCTCGCTTCGCCGATCCGGCCCTGTCGACGGACATGGTGGCACGCGCGGTCGGCCTGTCGCGCCGCTACCTGAACACGCTTCTTCTGGAAAGCGGCCGCACCTTCGCCGAGCGCGTCCTGGAGCTGAGGCTGCAAAAGGCGTGCGCCATGCTGTCCGACATCCGCAACGACGCGATGAAGGTAAGCGACATCGCGCTCGCAGCCGGCTTCAACGACGTGTCCTATTTCAATCGGCGATTCCGGGCTCGTTTTAGCGCATCGCCCACGCAATATCGCGGCGGATAG
- a CDS encoding MmcB family DNA repair protein codes for MPLVSPIPINPLIDGRQSERAMLVRRGVQRLLKEMGAHVLPELSLATGRRADLVALTRQGDIWIIEIKSSIEDFRVDRKWPDYRLHSDRFFFATHPGVPQEIFPEECGFILSDGYGAEILREAPEHRMAAATRKALMLRIARAGAARLLAAELAGVAVPALDGESE; via the coding sequence ATGCCACTCGTTTCTCCGATTCCCATCAACCCGCTGATCGACGGCCGTCAGTCCGAGCGAGCCATGCTGGTGCGGCGCGGCGTGCAGCGCCTGCTGAAAGAAATGGGCGCGCATGTGCTGCCTGAGCTGTCCCTGGCCACCGGCCGGCGCGCCGATCTCGTCGCGCTGACCCGCCAGGGCGACATCTGGATCATCGAGATCAAATCCTCGATCGAGGATTTTCGCGTCGACCGCAAATGGCCGGACTACCGGCTCCACTCCGACCGCTTCTTCTTCGCCACGCATCCCGGCGTGCCGCAGGAGATTTTTCCCGAGGAATGCGGCTTCATCCTCTCCGACGGCTACGGCGCCGAGATCCTGCGCGAGGCGCCGGAGCATCGCATGGCGGCCGCGACGCGCAAGGCGCTGATGCTGAGGATCGCGCGGGCCGGCGCGGCGCGGCTCTTGGCGGCGGAGCTCGCCGGCGTGGCGGTGCCGGCGCTTGACGGCGAGAGCGAGTAG
- the nhaA gene encoding Na+/H+ antiporter NhaA → MRDERPKSILREFLDGEAAGGIILMAAAALALIVANSPLAETYFAVLHAYLGPLSVSHWINDGLMAVFFLLVGLEIKREMLDGQLSTWPHRVLPGIAAAGGMLVPALVYVAVNRDNQAALSGWAIPTATDIAFALGVLSLLGSRVPASLKVFLTALAIIDDLGAVIIIALFYTSGLSLAYLAAAFAAIAVLIALNRMRVMNLLPYLVIGAVLWVLVLKSGVHATLAGVALALTIPLERSPGIGHDVEHSPLHRLEHGLHKLVPFIVIPIFGFANAGVSLGGLSVSALVEPLTLGVAAGLVLGKLVGVFGSSAIAIRLGLADLPAHAGWLHMLGISLLCGIGFTMSLFIGLLAFANDAALQDAVKVGILAGSLVAALLGTAVLLTAPAAAEEDVG, encoded by the coding sequence ATGCGCGACGAGCGGCCGAAATCGATCCTGCGCGAATTCCTCGACGGCGAGGCGGCCGGCGGCATCATTCTGATGGCCGCCGCCGCGCTGGCGCTCATCGTCGCCAATTCGCCGCTCGCCGAAACCTATTTCGCAGTCCTCCACGCCTATCTCGGGCCGCTCAGCGTCTCGCACTGGATCAATGACGGGCTGATGGCGGTGTTCTTCCTGCTGGTCGGCCTGGAGATCAAGCGCGAGATGCTGGACGGCCAGCTCTCGACCTGGCCGCACCGCGTGCTGCCGGGCATCGCCGCCGCCGGCGGCATGCTGGTCCCGGCGCTCGTCTATGTCGCCGTCAACCGCGACAACCAGGCGGCGCTGTCCGGCTGGGCGATCCCCACCGCCACCGACATCGCCTTCGCGCTCGGCGTGCTCTCGCTGCTCGGCAGCCGCGTGCCGGCCTCGCTGAAAGTGTTCCTCACCGCCTTGGCCATCATCGACGATCTCGGCGCGGTCATCATCATCGCGCTGTTCTACACCAGCGGCCTGTCGCTCGCCTATCTGGCGGCGGCCTTCGCGGCTATCGCCGTGTTGATCGCGCTCAACCGCATGCGGGTGATGAACCTCTTGCCCTATCTCGTGATAGGCGCGGTGCTGTGGGTGCTGGTGCTGAAATCGGGAGTGCATGCAACGCTTGCCGGCGTGGCGCTGGCGCTCACCATTCCGCTCGAGCGCTCGCCCGGCATAGGCCACGATGTCGAGCATTCGCCGCTGCACCGGCTGGAGCACGGCCTGCACAAGCTCGTGCCGTTCATCGTCATCCCGATCTTCGGCTTCGCCAATGCCGGCGTCTCGCTCGGCGGCCTGAGCGTCTCCGCCTTGGTCGAACCGCTGACATTGGGTGTCGCGGCGGGCCTGGTGCTCGGCAAGCTGGTCGGCGTGTTCGGCTCCTCGGCAATCGCCATCCGGCTCGGCCTTGCCGACCTGCCGGCCCATGCCGGCTGGCTGCATATGCTGGGCATTTCTCTTCTGTGCGGCATCGGCTTCACCATGAGCCTGTTCATCGGCCTGCTCGCCTTCGCCAACGACGCAGCACTCCAGGACGCGGTGAAGGTCGGCATCCTTGCCGGCTCGCTGGTGGCCGCGCTGCTTGGCACGGCGGTCCTGCTCACCGCTCCGGCGGCGGCCGAAGAGGACGTGGGATAG
- a CDS encoding ActR/PrrA/RegA family redox response regulator transcription factor — MSADETTGAMVEGEDTSLLIVDDDKPFLTRLARAMETRGFLVETAESVEEAVAKARAHPPAYAVVDMRLGDGNGLDVVAAIREKRDDARTIILTGYGNIATAVTAVKLGAIDYLSKPADADDVFAALTRTAGERAAPPENPMSADRVRWEHIQRVYEMCDRNVSETARRLNMHRRTLQRILAKRAPR; from the coding sequence ATGAGCGCGGACGAAACCACTGGCGCAATGGTTGAGGGCGAGGACACCTCGCTGCTGATCGTCGACGACGACAAGCCGTTCCTCACCCGGCTTGCCCGCGCCATGGAAACCAGGGGCTTCCTGGTCGAGACGGCGGAGAGCGTGGAAGAGGCCGTCGCCAAGGCTCGCGCCCATCCGCCAGCCTATGCGGTGGTCGACATGCGGCTGGGCGACGGCAACGGCCTCGACGTGGTCGCCGCCATCCGCGAGAAGCGCGACGATGCGCGCACCATCATCCTGACCGGCTACGGCAATATCGCCACAGCGGTGACGGCGGTAAAGCTCGGCGCCATCGACTATCTGTCCAAGCCCGCCGATGCCGACGACGTTTTCGCCGCGCTCACGCGCACCGCCGGCGAGCGTGCCGCGCCGCCCGAAAACCCGATGTCGGCCGACCGCGTGCGCTGGGAGCATATCCAGCGCGTCTACGAAATGTGCGACCGCAACGTCTCCGAGACCGCGCGCCGGCTCAACATGCACCGCCGCACCTTGCAGCGCATACTAGCCAAACGCGCGCCTCGGTGA
- a CDS encoding ActS/PrrB/RegB family redox-sensitive histidine kinase, with translation MINILRAPDSQQSQRLRLNTLIRLRWLAIVGQSLTVLVVAYGLEFPLPVSMCFALIACSAWMNLWLTFRYPAAHRLTPLSAFAILTIDSLQLAGLLYMTGGLTNPFSVLLSVPVVISAASLPLRLTAVLGALVIAAATLLVFFHLPLPWYGGAPLPMPFIYVAGMWMAVFASIAFTAIYAFRVAAEARLLANALAATELVLQREQHLSALDGLAAAAAHELGTPLATITVVAKEMEKALGQDAKFGEDVKLLRSQSERCREILKRLTSLSSEGEAHLSRLPLTSLVEEVTAPHRDFGITIQLRPGERIGPEPVGQRSPGVIYGLGNLVENAVDFAKKTVTVSWNWDSEEVSFSITDDGPGFPPEIIDRIGEPYMSTRQGTEAGGGLGLGLFIAKTLLERSGATIDFRNSSGLGEGAVVQITWPRSVFLNQEQVSASIFDNA, from the coding sequence ATGATCAACATTCTGCGCGCACCCGATTCCCAACAGAGCCAGCGGCTGCGGCTCAACACGCTGATCCGTCTGCGCTGGCTGGCCATCGTCGGCCAGAGCCTCACCGTTCTCGTGGTGGCCTACGGGCTGGAATTCCCGCTGCCGGTCTCGATGTGCTTCGCGCTCATCGCCTGCTCGGCCTGGATGAACCTCTGGCTGACCTTCCGCTATCCGGCGGCACATCGGCTGACCCCGCTCTCCGCCTTTGCCATTCTCACCATCGACAGCCTGCAACTCGCCGGCCTGCTCTACATGACCGGGGGGCTCACCAACCCGTTCTCGGTCCTGCTCTCGGTGCCCGTCGTCATCTCCGCCGCTTCGCTGCCGCTGCGGCTCACCGCGGTGCTCGGCGCGCTGGTCATCGCGGCGGCCACGCTGCTTGTGTTCTTCCACCTGCCGCTGCCCTGGTACGGGGGTGCGCCGCTGCCGATGCCCTTCATCTATGTCGCCGGCATGTGGATGGCGGTGTTCGCCTCGATTGCCTTCACCGCGATCTATGCCTTCCGCGTCGCGGCGGAGGCGCGGCTGCTCGCCAATGCGCTCGCCGCCACCGAGCTGGTCCTGCAGCGCGAGCAGCATCTCTCCGCGCTCGACGGCCTCGCGGCGGCAGCCGCACATGAGCTCGGCACGCCTTTGGCCACCATCACCGTCGTCGCCAAGGAAATGGAAAAGGCGCTCGGCCAGGATGCGAAATTCGGCGAGGACGTGAAGCTGCTGCGTTCGCAGAGCGAGCGTTGCCGCGAGATCCTGAAGCGGCTGACCAGCCTGTCTTCGGAGGGAGAGGCGCATCTTTCGCGCCTGCCGCTGACTTCCCTGGTCGAGGAGGTGACGGCCCCGCATCGCGATTTCGGCATCACGATCCAGCTGCGTCCCGGCGAGCGTATCGGCCCGGAACCGGTCGGGCAGCGCAGTCCCGGCGTGATCTACGGGCTCGGCAACCTCGTAGAGAACGCCGTCGACTTTGCCAAGAAGACGGTTACCGTCAGCTGGAACTGGGATAGCGAGGAGGTCTCTTTCTCCATCACGGACGACGGACCGGGGTTCCCGCCGGAAATCATCGACCGCATCGGCGAGCCATATATGTCGACGCGCCAGGGCACGGAGGCCGGCGGCGGCCTCGGCCTCGGGCTTTTCATCGCCAAGACCCTGCTGGAGCGCTCGGGCGCCACGATCGATTTCCGCAATTCGAGCGGGCTCGGCGAAGGTGCGGTGGTGCAGATCACCTGGCCCAGAAGCGTCTTCCTCAATCAGGAGCAGGTGTCCGCCTCCATCTTCGACAATGCCTGA
- the hrpB gene encoding ATP-dependent helicase HrpB, whose translation MTMKPLPELPVTAVLPALGQTLAGRNSAVLVAPPGAGKTTLVPLALLDAPWLGAGRIVLLEPRRLAARAAAHRMAELLGEEPGGTVGYAMRMENRTSARTKILVVTEGVLSRMILDDPELPGVSAVIFDEFHERSLDGDFGLALALDVQGALRPDLRLLVMSATLDGARVARLLSGAPVIESEGRAFPVDIRYDERPAGTAVEDAMAKAVRFALGTEQGSVLAFLPGQREIERTSERLEGNVAADTDIVPLYGQLDNRMQDAAIKPAPPGRRKVVLATSIAETSITIDGVRVVIDSGLSRLPRYEPASGLTRLETVRVSRASADQRAGRAGRTQPGVAIRLWRAEQTAALPAFTPPEILEADLSGLLLDCAAFGVADPTSLSFLDPPPAPALNEARVLLEALHAIDTAGRLTEAGAAMRKLALPVRLAHMVAEAAKTGQALEAATLAVLLTERGLGGDSADLERRLMRFRTEKSPRANAARQLAERLARQAGDRKADTPAAAGALLIHAWPDRVARARGERGRFVLANGSGAMVDAADPLAGETWLVVADLQGKAQNARITAAAPVDEADIRAALANRIETKREANFDRERRAVRVRETARLGAITLSERMLPAPSGADADRAILDALRKHGLALLDWGKEAETLRQRLGWLHRGLGAPWPDVSDQVLIDRLDDWLLPFLAGEASFAAIEPATLAAGLMSLVPHELQHKVDALAPTHFGAPSGSHVPIRYDGEWPVLAIRVQELFGLDKHPAIAGGTVPLTLELLSPAHRPIQTTRDLPGFWRGSWADVRADMRGRYPKHVWPENPLLAAATSRAKPRGA comes from the coding sequence ATGACGATGAAACCCTTGCCGGAACTTCCGGTCACAGCCGTGCTGCCGGCGCTCGGGCAAACACTTGCCGGGCGCAACAGCGCCGTGCTTGTGGCGCCGCCCGGCGCCGGCAAGACGACGCTGGTGCCGCTGGCGCTGCTCGACGCGCCCTGGCTTGGCGCGGGCCGGATCGTGCTGCTCGAGCCGCGCCGGCTCGCCGCCCGCGCCGCCGCCCACCGCATGGCCGAGCTGCTCGGCGAGGAGCCCGGCGGCACTGTCGGCTATGCGATGCGCATGGAGAACCGCACCTCGGCGCGGACAAAAATCCTCGTCGTCACCGAAGGCGTGCTGTCCCGCATGATCCTCGACGATCCGGAACTGCCCGGCGTTTCGGCGGTGATCTTTGACGAATTCCACGAGCGCTCTCTCGACGGCGATTTTGGGCTGGCGCTGGCGCTCGACGTGCAGGGGGCGTTGCGGCCGGACCTGCGCCTGCTGGTCATGTCGGCGACGCTCGACGGCGCGCGCGTCGCCAGGCTTCTTTCCGGAGCGCCGGTGATCGAGAGCGAGGGCCGAGCCTTCCCGGTCGACATCCGCTATGACGAGCGGCCGGCCGGCACGGCCGTCGAGGACGCCATGGCCAAGGCGGTCCGTTTCGCTCTTGGCACGGAGCAGGGCAGCGTGCTCGCTTTCCTGCCGGGACAGCGCGAGATCGAGCGCACGTCCGAGCGGCTCGAAGGCAACGTCGCGGCTGACACCGATATCGTCCCGCTCTACGGCCAATTGGACAACAGGATGCAGGACGCGGCAATCAAGCCGGCGCCGCCCGGCCGCCGCAAGGTGGTGCTGGCGACGTCGATCGCCGAGACCTCCATCACCATCGACGGCGTGCGCGTCGTCATCGATTCCGGCCTGTCGCGCCTGCCGCGCTACGAGCCGGCGAGCGGCCTGACGAGGCTGGAGACCGTGCGCGTCAGCAGAGCTTCCGCCGACCAGCGCGCCGGCCGCGCCGGGCGAACGCAGCCGGGCGTCGCCATCCGGCTGTGGCGCGCCGAGCAGACGGCAGCACTCCCCGCCTTCACGCCGCCGGAAATCCTCGAGGCCGACCTTTCCGGCCTGCTGCTCGACTGCGCCGCTTTTGGCGTAGCGGATCCGACGAGCCTCTCATTCCTCGATCCGCCGCCGGCGCCCGCGCTCAACGAGGCGCGGGTGCTGCTCGAGGCGCTGCACGCCATCGACACTGCCGGTCGCTTGACGGAGGCGGGCGCGGCGATGCGCAAGCTGGCGCTGCCGGTGCGGCTCGCGCATATGGTGGCGGAAGCGGCAAAGACGGGCCAGGCGCTGGAAGCGGCGACGCTTGCCGTGCTGCTCACCGAGCGCGGGCTTGGCGGCGACAGCGCCGACCTCGAGCGCCGATTGATGCGCTTTCGCACCGAAAAATCGCCGCGCGCCAATGCCGCCCGGCAGCTTGCCGAGCGCCTGGCCAGGCAGGCTGGCGACCGAAAGGCCGACACGCCGGCCGCGGCCGGTGCGTTGCTGATCCATGCCTGGCCGGATCGCGTCGCGAGGGCGCGCGGCGAACGCGGCCGCTTCGTGCTCGCCAACGGTTCCGGCGCGATGGTCGACGCCGCCGATCCGCTCGCTGGCGAGACCTGGCTGGTCGTCGCCGACCTTCAGGGCAAGGCGCAGAACGCCCGCATCACCGCCGCCGCGCCCGTCGACGAGGCCGATATCCGCGCGGCGCTCGCCAACCGCATCGAGACGAAACGGGAAGCCAACTTCGACCGCGAGCGACGCGCCGTGCGTGTGCGCGAGACTGCACGCCTCGGCGCCATCACGCTTTCCGAGCGCATGCTGCCGGCGCCGTCGGGCGCCGATGCCGACCGCGCCATCCTCGATGCCTTGCGCAAGCATGGCCTGGCGCTGCTCGACTGGGGCAAGGAGGCGGAGACGCTGCGCCAGCGGCTCGGCTGGCTCCATCGCGGCCTCGGCGCGCCCTGGCCGGACGTCTCGGACCAGGTGCTTATCGATCGGCTCGACGATTGGCTGCTGCCTTTCCTTGCCGGCGAGGCCTCTTTCGCGGCGATCGAGCCGGCCACGCTCGCGGCAGGGTTGATGTCGCTGGTCCCGCACGAGCTGCAGCACAAGGTCGATGCGCTGGCGCCGACCCATTTCGGCGCGCCCTCGGGCAGCCATGTGCCGATCCGATATGACGGCGAATGGCCGGTTCTGGCGATCCGCGTGCAGGAGTTGTTCGGCCTCGACAAACATCCGGCGATCGCCGGCGGCACGGTGCCGCTGACGCTCGAGCTGTTGTCGCCGGCGCACCGCCCGATCCAGACGACACGCGATCTGCCCGGCTTCTGGCGCGGCTCCTGGGCGGACGTGCGCGCAGACATGCGCGGTCGCTATCCCAAGCATGTCTGGCCGGAAAACCCGCTGCTTGCCGCCGCCACCAGCCGCGCCAAGCCGCGCGGGGCATAG
- a CDS encoding DMT family transporter, which translates to MPNGILLALIAYASYSCSDAVIKSLGGQFTVFEIGFFVTLFAGCFLFFTRPADERWRDFWRTKRPWAVQARAWAGIASGVLSVYAFTTIPLAEVYALIFLAPLLVTILSTVILKERVGPWRWLAVAAGFAGVMLVVRPGFRELHLGHLAAFANAFLAATSVILMRSLAQQERRTTILGALVGYGLLFNGVGTAATSFSLPNLGQLVWLILAGVFTAGGQLLQLLAVKYAPANRIAPTHYSQIVWAVILGALFFKEYPDWLSLVGLAVVGGSGLLTMVREEVRLGTVRWNPFSRTRL; encoded by the coding sequence GTGCCGAACGGAATCCTGCTCGCCCTGATCGCCTATGCAAGCTATTCGTGCAGCGATGCCGTCATCAAGAGCCTGGGCGGGCAGTTCACGGTCTTCGAGATAGGCTTCTTCGTAACCTTGTTTGCCGGCTGTTTCCTGTTCTTCACCCGTCCGGCCGATGAGCGATGGCGCGACTTCTGGCGCACCAAACGCCCATGGGCCGTGCAGGCTCGCGCCTGGGCCGGCATCGCCTCGGGTGTGCTCAGCGTCTATGCCTTCACCACCATCCCGCTGGCCGAAGTCTATGCGCTGATCTTCCTGGCGCCGTTGCTGGTCACCATCCTCTCGACCGTCATCCTGAAAGAGCGCGTCGGCCCCTGGCGGTGGCTTGCCGTCGCCGCCGGTTTCGCCGGTGTCATGCTGGTGGTGCGGCCGGGCTTTCGCGAACTCCATCTCGGCCATCTCGCCGCCTTCGCGAATGCCTTCCTCGCCGCCACCAGCGTCATCCTGATGCGTTCGCTTGCCCAGCAGGAAAGGCGTACCACGATCCTCGGCGCGCTGGTCGGCTATGGCCTGCTGTTCAACGGGGTCGGCACGGCCGCGACGTCGTTCTCGCTTCCCAATCTGGGCCAACTGGTCTGGCTGATCCTGGCCGGTGTCTTCACCGCCGGCGGACAATTGCTGCAGCTGCTTGCCGTCAAATACGCTCCCGCCAACCGGATCGCACCAACGCATTATTCGCAGATCGTCTGGGCGGTTATCCTCGGCGCGCTGTTCTTCAAGGAATACCCAGACTGGCTGTCGTTGGTTGGTCTGGCGGTGGTCGGCGGCTCCGGCCTGCTGACGATGGTGCGGGAGGAAGTGCGGCTCGGCACCGTGCGCTGGAACCCATTTTCGCGAACAAGGCTTTGA
- a CDS encoding PIG-L deacetylase family protein codes for MKVLALGAHPDDIEIFMFGTLAAYAALGAELTFAIATDGAKGGKDDPAALVRARREEATMAAGLLGVTPRFLEFPDGALVADAALIAALKALIAEVKPDLAITHAPNDYHGDHRALSDGVRIAASFAVPALHADTLGGTGFSPTHYVDISAHWDIMAQAIRAHRSQDPERFVASARTQNEFRAGQCNGAPGALAEAFRFEPVFPFADIRELLPPAPPILPVTVSTKSAK; via the coding sequence GTGAAGGTACTGGCACTGGGGGCCCATCCCGACGATATCGAGATATTCATGTTCGGTACGCTCGCCGCCTATGCGGCGCTAGGCGCAGAGCTCACTTTTGCGATAGCCACGGACGGCGCCAAGGGCGGCAAGGACGACCCCGCGGCACTTGTCCGCGCACGCCGCGAAGAGGCGACCATGGCGGCCGGCCTGCTCGGCGTCACGCCGCGGTTCCTCGAGTTCCCCGACGGGGCACTGGTTGCCGATGCCGCGCTCATTGCGGCGCTGAAGGCGCTGATCGCCGAGGTGAAGCCCGACCTTGCCATCACCCATGCGCCCAACGATTATCATGGCGACCATCGCGCGCTGTCCGACGGCGTGCGCATCGCGGCGTCCTTCGCGGTGCCGGCATTGCATGCCGACACGCTCGGCGGCACTGGCTTCTCGCCGACGCATTACGTCGACATCTCCGCCCATTGGGACATCATGGCGCAAGCGATCCGCGCGCATCGCTCGCAGGATCCCGAGCGTTTCGTCGCCAGCGCACGCACGCAGAACGAATTCCGCGCCGGCCAGTGCAACGGCGCGCCGGGCGCGCTGGCCGAGGCTTTCCGCTTCGAGCCGGTCTTCCCCTTTGCTGACATCCGCGAACTGCTGCCGCCGGCGCCGCCGATCCTGCCGGTGACGGTCAGCACGAAGAGCGCCAAGTAG